The following proteins are encoded in a genomic region of Hyla sarda isolate aHylSar1 chromosome 3, aHylSar1.hap1, whole genome shotgun sequence:
- the LOC130361196 gene encoding class I histocompatibility antigen, F10 alpha chain-like isoform X1, with protein MPLPGKFMFYIRYMEKSFTLTLILLSMPGVYSDSHSLRYVYTGVTTPGYGMSEFSKFGYVDDQLLEFYTTDIGRTVPVASWWKKENPELWEKKTRTSKANVALFRHEVKFMMKRFNHTEGAIGLHVVQVMHTCGLRDDGSTVGDEQFQYDGREYMYLDVQTATYFPSMAEAQITTERWNRPDIRAGVGISNYLVNECIERLRRYIVKGREDLERRVRPGVKVTGLESGKVTKLHCWVYGFHPRAVDVKWMKNKVDDVPTYDATRILPNPDGTYQIRVTAEVIPQEGNSYSCYVDHSSLEEPLYVKWEPRQHSAPAVIISVVVFIILLLSFVIAGVLIYKKKNDTYTAARTLDTSPDTSHQVNEEACSL; from the exons ATGCCTTTACCCGGTAAGTTTATGTTCTATATACGTTATATGGAGAAGAGcttcaccctcaccctgatactTCTGAGCATGCCTGGAGTGTACTCTG ACAGTCACTCTCTACGTTACGTGTACACGGGGGTCACAACTCCAGGATACGGAATGTCGGAGTTCTCCAAATTTGGATACGTGGATGACCAGCTGCTGGAGTTCTACACTACTGATATCGGCAGAACCGTTCCTGTGGCTTCGTGGTGGAAGAAGGAGAACCCCGAGCTATGGGAGAAGAAGACAAGGACGAGCAAAGCAAACGTGGCTTTATTCAGACACGAAGTGAAGTTCATGATGAAGAGATTCAACCACACTGAAGGTGCGATCG GTCTCCATGTTGTGCAGGTGATGCACACCTGTGGTCTTAGAGATGACGGCAGCACTGTAGGGGATGAGCAATTCCAATATGACGGGAGAGAGTACATGTATCTGGACGTACAGACAGCAACGTATTTCCCTTCAATGGCCGAGGCCCAGATCACCACAGAGAGGTGGAACCGCCCAGATATAAGAGCAGGCGTGGGAATCAGTAACTACCTGGTGAATGAATGCATCGAAAGGCTGAGGAGATACATAGTGAAAGGGAGAGAAGATCTAGAGCGACGAG TCCGGCCAGGGGTGAAGGTCACAGGTCTGGAATCGGGAAAGGTCACAAAGCTTCACTGTTGGGTGTATGGATTCCATCCCCGAGCGGTAGATGTGAAGTGGATGAAGAATAAAGTAGATGATGTCCCCACATACGATGCCACACGTATCCTTCCCAATCCTGACGGCACCTATCAGATCAGGGTGACCGCAGAAGTGATACCTCAAGAGGGAAATAGTTACTCCTGTTACGTGGATCACAGCAGCCTGGAGGAGCCGCTTTATGTGAAGTGGG AACCAAGGCAGCACTCCGCACCAGCTGTGATCATCAGTGTGGTAGTTTTCATCATTCTTTTGCTCTCATTTGTCATTGCTGGGGTCCTTATATACAAAA AAAAGAATGACACTTACACAGCAGCCAGAA CTTTGGACACATCGCCTGACACCAGTCATCAAGTGAATGAGGAAGCCTGCTCCTTATGA
- the LOC130361196 gene encoding BOLA class I histocompatibility antigen, alpha chain BL3-7-like isoform X4, translating to MPLPGKFMFYIRYMEKSFTLTLILLSMPGVYSDSHSLRYVYTGVTTPGYGMSEFSKFGYVDDQLLEFYTTDIGRTVPVASWWKKENPELWEKKTRTSKANVALFRHEVKFMMKRFNHTEVRPGVKVTGLESGKVTKLHCWVYGFHPRAVDVKWMKNKVDDVPTYDATRILPNPDGTYQIRVTAEVIPQEGNSYSCYVDHSSLEEPLYVKWEPRQHSAPAVIISVVVFIILLLSFVIAGVLIYKKKNDTYTAARTLDTSPDTSHQVNEEACSL from the exons ATGCCTTTACCCGGTAAGTTTATGTTCTATATACGTTATATGGAGAAGAGcttcaccctcaccctgatactTCTGAGCATGCCTGGAGTGTACTCTG ACAGTCACTCTCTACGTTACGTGTACACGGGGGTCACAACTCCAGGATACGGAATGTCGGAGTTCTCCAAATTTGGATACGTGGATGACCAGCTGCTGGAGTTCTACACTACTGATATCGGCAGAACCGTTCCTGTGGCTTCGTGGTGGAAGAAGGAGAACCCCGAGCTATGGGAGAAGAAGACAAGGACGAGCAAAGCAAACGTGGCTTTATTCAGACACGAAGTGAAGTTCATGATGAAGAGATTCAACCACACTGAAG TCCGGCCAGGGGTGAAGGTCACAGGTCTGGAATCGGGAAAGGTCACAAAGCTTCACTGTTGGGTGTATGGATTCCATCCCCGAGCGGTAGATGTGAAGTGGATGAAGAATAAAGTAGATGATGTCCCCACATACGATGCCACACGTATCCTTCCCAATCCTGACGGCACCTATCAGATCAGGGTGACCGCAGAAGTGATACCTCAAGAGGGAAATAGTTACTCCTGTTACGTGGATCACAGCAGCCTGGAGGAGCCGCTTTATGTGAAGTGGG AACCAAGGCAGCACTCCGCACCAGCTGTGATCATCAGTGTGGTAGTTTTCATCATTCTTTTGCTCTCATTTGTCATTGCTGGGGTCCTTATATACAAAA AAAAGAATGACACTTACACAGCAGCCAGAA CTTTGGACACATCGCCTGACACCAGTCATCAAGTGAATGAGGAAGCCTGCTCCTTATGA
- the LOC130361196 gene encoding class I histocompatibility antigen, F10 alpha chain-like isoform X2 produces MPLPGKFMFYIRYMEKSFTLTLILLSMPGVYSDSHSLRYVYTGVTTPGYGMSEFSKFGYVDDQLLEFYTTDIGRTVPVASWWKKENPELWEKKTRTSKANVALFRHEVKFMMKRFNHTEGLHVVQVMHTCGLRDDGSTVGDEQFQYDGREYMYLDVQTATYFPSMAEAQITTERWNRPDIRAGVGISNYLVNECIERLRRYIVKGREDLERRVRPGVKVTGLESGKVTKLHCWVYGFHPRAVDVKWMKNKVDDVPTYDATRILPNPDGTYQIRVTAEVIPQEGNSYSCYVDHSSLEEPLYVKWEPRQHSAPAVIISVVVFIILLLSFVIAGVLIYKKKNDTYTAARTLDTSPDTSHQVNEEACSL; encoded by the exons ATGCCTTTACCCGGTAAGTTTATGTTCTATATACGTTATATGGAGAAGAGcttcaccctcaccctgatactTCTGAGCATGCCTGGAGTGTACTCTG ACAGTCACTCTCTACGTTACGTGTACACGGGGGTCACAACTCCAGGATACGGAATGTCGGAGTTCTCCAAATTTGGATACGTGGATGACCAGCTGCTGGAGTTCTACACTACTGATATCGGCAGAACCGTTCCTGTGGCTTCGTGGTGGAAGAAGGAGAACCCCGAGCTATGGGAGAAGAAGACAAGGACGAGCAAAGCAAACGTGGCTTTATTCAGACACGAAGTGAAGTTCATGATGAAGAGATTCAACCACACTGAAG GTCTCCATGTTGTGCAGGTGATGCACACCTGTGGTCTTAGAGATGACGGCAGCACTGTAGGGGATGAGCAATTCCAATATGACGGGAGAGAGTACATGTATCTGGACGTACAGACAGCAACGTATTTCCCTTCAATGGCCGAGGCCCAGATCACCACAGAGAGGTGGAACCGCCCAGATATAAGAGCAGGCGTGGGAATCAGTAACTACCTGGTGAATGAATGCATCGAAAGGCTGAGGAGATACATAGTGAAAGGGAGAGAAGATCTAGAGCGACGAG TCCGGCCAGGGGTGAAGGTCACAGGTCTGGAATCGGGAAAGGTCACAAAGCTTCACTGTTGGGTGTATGGATTCCATCCCCGAGCGGTAGATGTGAAGTGGATGAAGAATAAAGTAGATGATGTCCCCACATACGATGCCACACGTATCCTTCCCAATCCTGACGGCACCTATCAGATCAGGGTGACCGCAGAAGTGATACCTCAAGAGGGAAATAGTTACTCCTGTTACGTGGATCACAGCAGCCTGGAGGAGCCGCTTTATGTGAAGTGGG AACCAAGGCAGCACTCCGCACCAGCTGTGATCATCAGTGTGGTAGTTTTCATCATTCTTTTGCTCTCATTTGTCATTGCTGGGGTCCTTATATACAAAA AAAAGAATGACACTTACACAGCAGCCAGAA CTTTGGACACATCGCCTGACACCAGTCATCAAGTGAATGAGGAAGCCTGCTCCTTATGA
- the LOC130361196 gene encoding class I histocompatibility antigen, F10 alpha chain-like isoform X3: protein MPLPGKFMFYIRYMEKSFTLTLILLSMPGVYSDSHSLRYVYTGVTTPGYGMSEFSKFGYVDDQLLEFYTTDIGRTVPVASWWKKENPELWEKKTRTSKANVALFRHEVKFMMKRFNHTEGAIGLHVVQVMHTCGLRDDGSTVGDEQFQYDGREYMYLDVQTATYFPSMAEAQITTERWNRPDIRAGVGISNYLVNECIERLRRYIVKGREDLERRVRPGVKVTGLESGKVTKLHCWVYGFHPRAVDVKWMKNKVDDVPTYDATRILPNPDGTYQIRVTAEVIPQEGNSYSCYVDHSSLEEPLYVKWEPRQHSAPAVIISVVVFIILLLSFVIAGVLIYKTLDTSPDTSHQVNEEACSL from the exons ATGCCTTTACCCGGTAAGTTTATGTTCTATATACGTTATATGGAGAAGAGcttcaccctcaccctgatactTCTGAGCATGCCTGGAGTGTACTCTG ACAGTCACTCTCTACGTTACGTGTACACGGGGGTCACAACTCCAGGATACGGAATGTCGGAGTTCTCCAAATTTGGATACGTGGATGACCAGCTGCTGGAGTTCTACACTACTGATATCGGCAGAACCGTTCCTGTGGCTTCGTGGTGGAAGAAGGAGAACCCCGAGCTATGGGAGAAGAAGACAAGGACGAGCAAAGCAAACGTGGCTTTATTCAGACACGAAGTGAAGTTCATGATGAAGAGATTCAACCACACTGAAGGTGCGATCG GTCTCCATGTTGTGCAGGTGATGCACACCTGTGGTCTTAGAGATGACGGCAGCACTGTAGGGGATGAGCAATTCCAATATGACGGGAGAGAGTACATGTATCTGGACGTACAGACAGCAACGTATTTCCCTTCAATGGCCGAGGCCCAGATCACCACAGAGAGGTGGAACCGCCCAGATATAAGAGCAGGCGTGGGAATCAGTAACTACCTGGTGAATGAATGCATCGAAAGGCTGAGGAGATACATAGTGAAAGGGAGAGAAGATCTAGAGCGACGAG TCCGGCCAGGGGTGAAGGTCACAGGTCTGGAATCGGGAAAGGTCACAAAGCTTCACTGTTGGGTGTATGGATTCCATCCCCGAGCGGTAGATGTGAAGTGGATGAAGAATAAAGTAGATGATGTCCCCACATACGATGCCACACGTATCCTTCCCAATCCTGACGGCACCTATCAGATCAGGGTGACCGCAGAAGTGATACCTCAAGAGGGAAATAGTTACTCCTGTTACGTGGATCACAGCAGCCTGGAGGAGCCGCTTTATGTGAAGTGGG AACCAAGGCAGCACTCCGCACCAGCTGTGATCATCAGTGTGGTAGTTTTCATCATTCTTTTGCTCTCATTTGTCATTGCTGGGGTCCTTATATACAAAA CTTTGGACACATCGCCTGACACCAGTCATCAAGTGAATGAGGAAGCCTGCTCCTTATGA